The genomic stretch CACAACTAAAATTTTAGGCTTCCAAAAAAGTATATGGCATACCTGAAATTCTTCCTAACTTATTTTAGCCAGGGTCtctactctctctctctagtCTCTAGTGCATGTGAGCCAAGCCACAGTGCCAGAGAGTGGCAAGTATAAGTGggagtaaataattaaattgcagcagCAACAAAACGGTAAGTCAACACTCAACAAGAAAAGAGTTTAGAAGTCCATGATTCTCGGTCCAAGAAAGTAAGAGaaagttgaaaaaaaataaaaatgaaacaaTAGTAAAGCAAAGATGGAAGATAAAAGATGGGGATAGATATTTTGATTAGCAGCATTAGGTAGATTTTTTTAAGAGGGGTAAAGTATGCCCCCACACCACATGGCAGCTGTCTCCAGCCCATCAACCTCTACATTCACAAACCGCAACACTtaccattatatatataatctctcTCGCTCTCCACTTACTCCCTCCTCCTccactaccaccaccaccaacaaccAACCATGTCTCACTTCCCGAAATACCTTCTTTTAGTTACCATTTTGTCGCTCCTCCAATGCAGAGCCTCAGCCACACCAAACAATGACCGACAACAAGAGCAACAATTCCAAACCCTGCAAACCAACCCATCATTCTTCAACCCAAGAGTCCCACTTTCCTCATCGAAACGTTTCGAGGGCTCATCGGATTTGGTGAACTTGAAATACCACATGGGCCCGGTGCTTTCTTCTCCGATCAACATCTACCTAATCTGGTACGGTAAGTGGTCGCAAGACCACAAGCTCACAATCAAGGACTTCCTTCATTCCATTTCCGATTCACGCGCCGCCTCACCTTCCGTCGCCGACTGGTGGCGCACCGTTTCCCTCTACACTGACCAGACCGGCGCCAACATTTCTCGATCCGTCTATATCGCCGGCGAGTACGCCGACACGCGCTATTCCCACGGCAACGCACTCACGCGCCTATCCGTACAGCAGGTCATCGCCACTGCCGTCAGGTCCAAGCCATTCCCCGTCGACCACCGCAACGGGATCTACCTAGTCCTCACCGCCGGCGACGTCACTATGGAGGACTATTGCCGCGCCGTCTGCGGCTTCCACTACTTCACGTTCCCCTCCATGGTCGGTTACACGCTCCCCTATGCTTGGATCGGGAATTCCGGCCGCCAGTGCCCCGAGGTCTGCGCCTACCCCTTCGCCGTGCCGGCGTACATGGCTGGCGGAGGCCCGGGGCAGCTCTCACCGCCGAACAGAGACGTTGGCATCGACGGCATGATTAGTGTGATAGGTAAACATTAATAAACCTCTACTgaattttgttacaaattctGTTATTTAGTTATAACCAATTCTGTTAACTAAGTTGATTACTCTAGTATGTTATCCATTTCAGCTTATGATACACAATGTCACTGCTAATGTAGTTCTTAAATTATTAAATGAGAAACATTAGGCCTgcaatttttattaatattagcgatactttatttttatgctattaaatttttaaatttagaatttaagatttaaaatttaatatttgatagtgttaaaaaaataataaattttattagtaaaGAATTGGGTTAATTATGCTCTAATGTTGGTGTTTTTTAGGGCACGAGTTGGCAGAGCTTTCATCGAACCCGCTGGTGAATGCGTGGTACGCCGGGGAGGATCCGACGGCGCCGACGGAAATCGGGGATCTGTGTGAAGGGCTGTACGGCAGCGGAGGTGGGGGAGGGTACATTGGGCAGGTGATGAAGGATAGAGAAGGGAAGACATTCAATTTGAATGGGAGGAATGGGAGGAAGTTCCTTGTGCAGTGGATTTGGAGCCCTGTCTTGAAGGCTTGTGCTGGCCCCAATGCTATAGATTAGGGTTCTCTTCTTTGTGGTCCATGCCTCCTTTTGATTTCGGTGGAGTGGTCGGTGTTGCTGGTGGTGCTGGTGGTTGTTTCCAGCCAGGGGTTTTACATAAATATCTTGTTTTAATTGctattatttgtaattttttggtTGTTTTTTATTTGGTAGAAACATAAAAGAGGATGAAAACTTTACAGCAGTATATTAGCATAGCATTGTTATTGCTTATTACAATGCAAATTACTATTTATATTGTATCATATATGTAATGATCGAATTAATTCCTTTCTAATTTTTACCACGCTTCTTGAGAAATTTCATTTATGATATCTCATTTGACTATTACTGTTCATTGGGGGAGTTACAGGTCTTTATTTTGGGGGTTTTGAATGGATTGTGCGTACCGTTTGAAATTTGAACTTGTCTAGAGCTATTTATAATATATCTTGAACTCCAGTTCACATGGAGTTATGGACCCATCTTTAGAATATCTGCAATagagtatttttaaaatattatttttaatattttaaaaaagtaaattgatttaaaattaaaatttgtattaaagttgatttataaaataaaatgttacGGCCCGGCCCAAAGAACTGTTACGGCCCGGCCCAGAGACCCGACGGGTCGACCCTGGCCCGAGCTCCACCCGACCCGACTCCTCGCCCTTCAAACAACCCGGACACGTGTCCTGTACGACCCACGCGGCTACAGGACAATGTCCTTGGGAATATGGGCCTGTCCTCACAAGGGGCCTACTACTGACgtgtatataaggggaagattggctcttcccccgaggtacgtcacctTTCCACATAACTTTTCCCGCCTGCACACTATCTGACTTaggcgtcggagtgtctttgcaggtgacacCCCCCTCGACCATTCACCAGTACAAGTGCTCGGCTACTCGGCAGA from Arachis stenosperma cultivar V10309 chromosome 9, arast.V10309.gnm1.PFL2, whole genome shotgun sequence encodes the following:
- the LOC130951904 gene encoding protein EXORDIUM-like 5; the encoded protein is MSHFPKYLLLVTILSLLQCRASATPNNDRQQEQQFQTLQTNPSFFNPRVPLSSSKRFEGSSDLVNLKYHMGPVLSSPINIYLIWYGKWSQDHKLTIKDFLHSISDSRAASPSVADWWRTVSLYTDQTGANISRSVYIAGEYADTRYSHGNALTRLSVQQVIATAVRSKPFPVDHRNGIYLVLTAGDVTMEDYCRAVCGFHYFTFPSMVGYTLPYAWIGNSGRQCPEVCAYPFAVPAYMAGGGPGQLSPPNRDVGIDGMISVIGHELAELSSNPLVNAWYAGEDPTAPTEIGDLCEGLYGSGGGGGYIGQVMKDREGKTFNLNGRNGRKFLVQWIWSPVLKACAGPNAID